A genomic stretch from Halalkalibacillus sediminis includes:
- the selD gene encoding selenide, water dikinase SelD produces the protein MNRDKDEIIRLTSLSSKAGUGCKLAASELTQVLSQVQTHERDEQVLFSQNTSDDAGVYQLTDDIALVQSVDYFTPIVDDPYLFGQIAASNAVSDIYAMGAEVKTALNIVGFSVKKYGADILSQILQGAEDKIHESGGSTIGGHSIDDDEPKFGLSVTGVAHPDRIYTNQGAKTGDALVLTKPIGIGIITTAIKKGLAREETAQEAIDWMLQLNKRAAELFKKYPVHAVTDVTGFGLLGHALEIAEGSNQTLTIHSKDVPVIKGTRDLLAQGAVPGGTKENLKWIESKVNFEDSLTEEDQLLLSDAITSGGLLLSMPHDQAAEYIKEFESVKGYQASIIGQVEDRKSHALNIK, from the coding sequence TTGAATAGAGATAAAGATGAAATCATACGATTGACATCCCTTTCATCGAAAGCTGGTTGAGGATGCAAACTCGCTGCAAGCGAACTGACTCAAGTTTTGAGTCAAGTACAAACACATGAAAGAGACGAACAAGTACTTTTTAGTCAGAATACCTCAGATGACGCTGGAGTTTATCAACTGACAGATGACATCGCATTGGTTCAAAGTGTCGATTACTTCACGCCGATTGTCGATGACCCTTACCTTTTTGGTCAGATAGCCGCTTCTAATGCTGTCAGTGATATATATGCCATGGGTGCTGAAGTGAAGACTGCTTTAAATATTGTCGGATTCTCTGTAAAGAAATACGGCGCGGATATTTTATCGCAGATCCTTCAAGGAGCCGAAGACAAAATTCACGAGTCAGGCGGTTCAACTATTGGCGGACATTCGATTGACGACGATGAACCTAAATTCGGTTTATCAGTAACAGGTGTCGCTCACCCTGATCGCATTTACACGAATCAAGGGGCTAAAACTGGAGATGCCTTAGTCCTAACCAAACCGATTGGCATTGGCATCATCACGACGGCCATCAAGAAAGGTTTAGCAAGAGAAGAAACGGCCCAAGAAGCAATTGATTGGATGCTACAGCTTAATAAACGAGCTGCTGAACTTTTCAAAAAGTATCCAGTCCACGCAGTTACAGATGTGACTGGTTTCGGATTACTCGGACATGCTCTTGAGATCGCTGAAGGTAGTAATCAAACATTAACTATCCATTCAAAAGATGTTCCTGTCATAAAAGGCACTAGAGATTTATTAGCACAAGGCGCGGTCCCAGGAGGAACTAAAGAAAACCTCAAGTGGATCGAGTCTAAAGTGAACTTTGAAGATTCACTTACTGAAGAAGATCAATTATTACTTTCTGATGCTATAACTTCAGGAGGATTGTTACTATCAATGCCTCACGATCAAGCTGCTGAGTACATCAAAGAATTTGAATCTGTTAAGGGTTACCAAGCTTCGATAATAGGACAAGTAGAAGATAGGAAATCCCATGCTTTAAACATAAAATAG
- the selA gene encoding L-seryl-tRNA(Sec) selenium transferase yields the protein MSRESLRKIPPVHQILSSKKLTTFAQDQHLPQQLLKSSVQKVVDELRQELIKKTGDELNTDDFESLITDRVIVKVNDYFSPNLKRVINATGTVLHTNLGRARLAEQAVSRVTDVARNYSTLEYDQSRGKRGSRHRLVEDYICELTGAEAAIVVNNNAASVYMVLSAFSKGYEAIVSRGELVEIGGSFRVSSIMEESGTSLREVGTTNKTHLSDYEQAISDKTKMLMKVHTSNFHMIGFTEEVDRKELSALAKREGILYFEDLGSGMLYDLTSCGIGSEPLVKEVAEHADLVSFSADKLLGGPQAGIIAGKKHLIDQLKKHQLARVLRIDKMSYAALEETLKLTLKDSETSKKEIPTLRDILQTQAQIKNRVEIFLNDLPSSTDMEVTPVELQSQVGGGTLPEVVLDSYGVSLRVKNKIAEKLATELRSAHIPIVSRIDHESVLLDFRTIDISEERDLKQAIKTIMETL from the coding sequence ATGAGTCGTGAATCTTTAAGAAAAATTCCACCCGTTCATCAAATTCTCTCTTCAAAAAAATTGACAACTTTTGCCCAGGATCAACACTTACCTCAGCAATTATTGAAGTCCTCTGTTCAAAAAGTAGTTGACGAGTTACGCCAAGAACTAATCAAAAAAACTGGTGATGAATTGAATACTGATGATTTCGAGAGCTTAATCACAGATCGTGTGATTGTAAAAGTGAATGATTACTTTTCTCCAAATCTTAAAAGAGTAATCAATGCCACTGGGACGGTTTTACATACGAATTTAGGTCGAGCACGGCTTGCAGAGCAGGCAGTCTCACGTGTTACAGATGTCGCTCGCAACTATAGTACTCTCGAATATGATCAGTCGAGAGGGAAGCGAGGTTCCAGACATCGTCTTGTTGAGGATTATATTTGTGAATTGACTGGTGCTGAAGCAGCGATCGTCGTGAATAACAACGCTGCTAGTGTATATATGGTTTTATCAGCTTTTTCAAAAGGGTATGAAGCAATCGTATCTAGAGGAGAATTAGTAGAGATTGGTGGAAGTTTCAGAGTTTCATCGATCATGGAAGAGAGCGGCACAAGTTTAAGAGAAGTAGGTACAACAAATAAAACGCACCTTTCTGATTATGAGCAAGCAATCAGTGATAAGACGAAGATGTTAATGAAAGTCCATACAAGTAATTTTCACATGATAGGTTTCACAGAAGAAGTCGATCGAAAAGAATTGTCTGCCTTAGCCAAACGTGAAGGAATTCTATATTTTGAAGACCTCGGTAGTGGTATGCTTTATGACCTAACTTCTTGCGGCATTGGTAGTGAACCATTAGTAAAAGAAGTAGCGGAGCATGCGGATCTTGTTTCGTTTAGTGCTGATAAACTTCTGGGAGGTCCACAAGCGGGGATCATTGCAGGAAAAAAGCACCTTATTGATCAATTGAAAAAACACCAGTTAGCTCGTGTACTCCGGATTGATAAGATGAGTTATGCAGCCTTAGAAGAGACACTTAAATTAACATTAAAAGACAGTGAAACATCTAAAAAAGAGATTCCGACATTGCGTGATATTTTGCAGACTCAAGCACAAATCAAGAATCGTGTGGAAATATTCTTAAATGATCTACCATCTAGTACAGATATGGAGGTAACTCCGGTTGAACTTCAGTCGCAAGTAGGTGGAGGGACTTTGCCAGAAGTTGTCCTTGATTCTTACGGTGTATCTTTACGTGTGAAGAATAAGATTGCAGAAAAATTGGCAACTGAATTGCGTAGTGCGCATATACCCATTGTTTCACGTATTGATCACGAATCTGTCTTGCTGGACTTTCGTACAATTGATATTTCGGAAGAAAGAGATTTGAAACAAGCTATAAAAACAATAATGGAAACCTTATAA